In a single window of the Tellurirhabdus bombi genome:
- a CDS encoding MarR family winged helix-turn-helix transcriptional regulator, giving the protein MKKEKTVDFHIKWAWHSISRMYNAYAARFGITMSIGYVLLNIDLEQGTPATKIGPLLGMEPRSLVRMLKNLEERGLIRREVDGSDKRFVRILLTEEGKKKREMAREGVLLFNQVVREQIPLDKLVIFFEVMKDINRLVDEENAKLKANESETEELTLE; this is encoded by the coding sequence ATGAAGAAGGAAAAAACCGTTGACTTTCACATTAAATGGGCATGGCATTCAATTTCCCGAATGTACAATGCCTATGCCGCTCGCTTCGGCATTACCATGTCCATTGGCTATGTTTTGCTAAATATTGACCTGGAACAAGGTACGCCAGCCACCAAAATCGGCCCGTTGCTGGGCATGGAGCCGCGCAGCCTGGTTCGGATGCTGAAAAATCTGGAAGAGCGCGGCCTCATTCGCCGGGAGGTCGATGGCAGCGACAAACGTTTTGTTCGGATTCTGCTGACCGAAGAAGGTAAAAAGAAACGGGAGATGGCCCGCGAAGGCGTCCTACTCTTTAATCAGGTTGTGCGGGAGCAAATTCCGCTGGATAAACTGGTGATATTCTTTGAGGTTATGAAAGATATTAACCGTCTGGTGGACGAAGAAAACGCGAAACTCAAAGCAAACGAAAGCGAAACGGAAGAACTAACCCTGGAGTAA
- a CDS encoding ligand-binding sensor domain-containing protein: MKLCWRSIGLALLAIYLLTGPLISAFAQPRSSQAFRIDHIGVDNGLTQGSVYHMLHDSRGFLWLGTQDGLNRFDGHRFQHYRPAHNDTTSITGINIFGIVEDGGGNLWLGTENGLNRYDRASNRFSHLHVYDKNGKAIKENALPFYADARELLYLSELDGLVSYDLKTKKKQILHPDLKPPHEYDQPNSTIRTPSGMVWLHAPKGIVCYNQHTRKVHRYFSDYPSNEFGIPQTIFSFYPEPLLDVVWLGTTDGLLRFEPSTKKLQNIAPPGQKPLGTIYSIEEDQQGRLWIGTQRTGIWLYDKSSGAFTQLTDFTNIPKHLTDYEISKVYVDKAGMVWANTDPDGLARILPEHYRFDGIYNRQQTQRNQTQAVLSSNVIRSFLETSSKEIWIATERGIDVLDRVNNQITKRYLTQIQGGNLPSRNLIKSLHKDPTGRIWVGTVGGVFAFNPNTEQFDKIWLPDKHDSQVMENFVRGLVTVDANTLMAATEDGMFQLNIPERKLTQVAALKEKNIFSLYRDSKGRLWVGTYLSGFFCFEKPPLEGTTQRALKGLEGFSILHFYEDKIRQILWMATDKGLAGLNLKTGKIQLFGEQNGLANEFIYAVIPDHTQKLWVSTNRGLARFDPQTLAFKNFDLSDGLQGYEFNGNAYCRTTDGELFFGGVNGFNRFYPEHFRNSPYLPSVYVYKLLVNEEPYRLDQYVGEASQIELPYNRNTIALEYAALDFYSSGNNNYQYKLEPYDKNWVKAGSDTYVRYANLPPGTYTFQVRAANKDGQWSKKTHQLHITIKPPFWQTIWFISLVSFFLGAIGYVWLRRRENRIRWQQQQKVRLAVELQEQIKKNLSRDLHDEIGTRLATLKLYISRIATDSPTNPHRSGSLGDQARQLISEIITDVRSLLRELSPRTLEQYGYEAAVEELLSRIDESTLKIRFSADSLPARLDSETELMLYRITQELLNNTLKHANAQQVRILLQLRGGILHLLYEDDGDGFDYEKARRGLGIGNIESRVALIGGHIEWQTSSKGGTRAVVELAYRPHDRLNALKRLERSLRQLTS; the protein is encoded by the coding sequence ATGAAACTATGCTGGAGATCAATTGGGCTCGCTTTACTGGCGATTTACTTGCTAACAGGCCCATTGATTTCTGCTTTTGCTCAACCCCGGTCATCGCAGGCTTTTCGCATTGATCACATTGGCGTCGATAACGGGCTGACCCAGGGTTCTGTCTACCACATGCTGCACGACAGTCGGGGCTTTCTCTGGCTGGGTACTCAGGACGGGCTTAATCGCTTCGACGGCCACCGTTTTCAGCATTACCGCCCGGCTCATAATGATACAACATCCATCACAGGAATCAACATTTTCGGAATTGTCGAAGATGGTGGCGGCAACCTTTGGCTGGGTACGGAAAATGGCCTTAATCGATACGACCGCGCTAGTAACCGCTTTTCCCACTTGCACGTATACGATAAAAATGGAAAAGCCATCAAAGAAAATGCACTGCCTTTTTACGCTGATGCCCGCGAACTGCTCTACCTCAGTGAACTGGATGGCCTGGTTTCTTATGATCTGAAAACCAAAAAGAAGCAGATCCTTCACCCGGATCTTAAGCCGCCCCACGAATACGACCAGCCAAACTCAACCATTCGAACGCCTTCCGGGATGGTTTGGCTTCATGCGCCCAAAGGAATAGTCTGCTACAACCAGCATACCAGGAAAGTACACCGCTACTTCAGCGATTATCCGAGCAATGAATTTGGGATTCCGCAAACTATATTCTCGTTTTACCCCGAACCCCTCCTGGATGTTGTCTGGCTTGGCACTACCGATGGACTGCTCCGATTCGAACCGTCAACCAAAAAACTGCAAAATATCGCTCCTCCCGGTCAAAAACCGCTGGGCACTATTTATTCCATCGAAGAAGATCAACAGGGACGGCTCTGGATTGGCACACAACGAACCGGCATCTGGCTTTACGACAAAAGTTCGGGCGCCTTTACGCAGCTGACGGATTTTACCAACATTCCAAAGCATCTTACGGATTACGAAATCAGTAAAGTATACGTTGATAAAGCAGGCATGGTCTGGGCCAATACCGACCCCGATGGATTAGCCCGGATTTTGCCGGAACATTACCGCTTCGATGGCATTTATAACCGCCAGCAAACGCAGCGCAACCAGACACAGGCCGTGCTGAGTAGCAACGTAATTCGAAGCTTTCTCGAAACGTCTTCTAAAGAAATCTGGATCGCCACCGAGCGGGGAATTGATGTTCTAGATCGGGTGAATAACCAAATCACCAAGCGTTATTTGACCCAAATTCAGGGTGGGAACCTTCCCTCTCGCAATCTCATCAAATCGCTCCACAAAGATCCAACGGGACGCATCTGGGTTGGAACGGTTGGAGGCGTCTTTGCTTTTAACCCAAACACGGAGCAGTTTGACAAGATTTGGCTTCCCGATAAGCATGATAGCCAGGTCATGGAAAACTTCGTGCGTGGGCTGGTCACGGTCGATGCAAACACCTTGATGGCGGCCACCGAAGACGGCATGTTCCAGCTTAATATTCCAGAGAGAAAGCTGACCCAAGTTGCGGCTTTAAAAGAAAAAAATATTTTTAGCCTTTACCGCGACAGCAAGGGCCGGCTTTGGGTGGGCACGTACCTGTCTGGTTTCTTCTGCTTTGAAAAACCTCCGCTAGAGGGTACTACCCAGCGGGCTCTGAAGGGCCTTGAAGGCTTTTCTATCCTGCATTTTTACGAAGATAAAATCCGTCAGATCTTATGGATGGCTACGGACAAAGGCTTGGCCGGACTAAACCTAAAGACGGGTAAAATACAGCTTTTTGGCGAGCAAAATGGCTTAGCCAATGAGTTTATCTACGCCGTCATTCCCGATCATACGCAAAAATTATGGGTTAGTACCAACCGTGGTCTGGCCCGTTTTGACCCCCAGACGCTTGCTTTTAAAAACTTCGATTTGTCGGATGGTTTGCAGGGCTATGAGTTTAACGGCAACGCTTATTGCCGAACAACCGATGGTGAATTGTTTTTTGGTGGCGTCAACGGGTTTAATCGTTTTTATCCCGAGCATTTCCGAAATAGCCCGTATTTACCAAGCGTTTATGTCTATAAATTGCTCGTTAATGAGGAGCCATACCGCCTGGATCAGTACGTCGGAGAAGCCAGTCAGATTGAATTACCCTACAACCGCAATACAATTGCACTTGAGTATGCCGCTCTGGATTTTTATAGCAGTGGCAATAACAATTATCAATACAAGCTCGAGCCTTACGACAAAAATTGGGTTAAGGCGGGTTCTGACACCTACGTTCGGTACGCCAACCTTCCACCGGGGACGTATACCTTTCAGGTGCGGGCTGCAAATAAAGATGGGCAGTGGAGCAAAAAAACACACCAACTCCACATTACCATCAAGCCTCCTTTCTGGCAAACCATCTGGTTTATTAGTTTAGTTTCTTTTTTTCTGGGCGCTATTGGATACGTCTGGTTGCGCCGGCGCGAAAACCGCATTCGTTGGCAACAGCAGCAGAAAGTCCGACTGGCCGTTGAATTACAGGAACAGATTAAAAAGAACCTTTCCCGGGATCTGCACGACGAAATTGGTACCCGTCTGGCTACGTTGAAGCTTTACATTAGCCGAATTGCTACCGATTCTCCTACGAATCCGCACCGCTCCGGTTCGCTCGGCGATCAAGCGAGGCAACTGATCAGCGAAATCATCACCGATGTTCGCAGCCTGCTCCGCGAGCTTAGTCCCCGAACCCTGGAACAGTATGGCTACGAAGCCGCCGTGGAAGAACTTTTATCCCGCATCGATGAGTCTACCCTGAAGATTCGTTTTTCAGCGGATAGCTTACCGGCCCGCCTCGACTCCGAAACGGAATTGATGCTGTACCGAATTACGCAGGAGTTATTGAACAATACCCTCAAGCACGCCAACGCCCAGCAGGTAAGGATTTTATTGCAGCTTAGAGGAGGAATACTCCACTTATTGTACGAAGATGACGGCGATGGTTTTGACTACGAAAAAGCCCGCCGTGGACTGGGCATTGGCAATATTGAATCGCGGGTGGCCCTAATCGGTGGGCACATCGAATGGCAAACGAGTTCCAAGGGAGGCACCCGCGCGGTTGTGGAATTAGCCTACCGCCCCCACGACCGACTCAATGCCCTCAAGCGGCTGGAACGCTCCCTGCGGCAGTTGACTTCTTGA
- a CDS encoding prolyl oligopeptidase family serine peptidase — MLKPTLIGLSLMLTASLAQAQLKYPQTRQVDQTDDYHGTKITDPYRWLEDDRSAETGAWVKAQNEVTFGYLEQIPYRRQLQERLEKVYNYPKYSAPSRKGEWFYFYKNDGLQNQSVLYRQKGLNGAPEVVIDPNKLSADGTTRLTVFSLSKDGRHSIVGFSKSGSDWQEYQVMDMATKAYLSDKIEWVKVSGAAWQGDGFYYSRYPKPEGSALAAKNENHQVYFHKMNTPQSADRLVFEDKANPQRFNVAYTSEDERFVFLSVSDRGKGLDGNALFMLDAKAGQKDFTPVVAEITNFSYSVVDNDGDQLIVSTNEKAPNSKVLSYDPKQKKFSVLIPEKPEPITEGGVGSAGGKLFVEYSKDVTSRVYVYDLKGKLENEIQLPGVGTAGGFGGQRDDKFVFFTFSSFTFPPTIYRYDLATKKATVFRNPEVDFKPTDYETKQVFYSSKDGTKVPMFITYRKGLQLDGNNPTLLYGYGGFNVSLPPSFNPLLIPFLEQGGVYAQANLRGGSEYGEKWHEQGMKLKKQNVFDDFITAGEYLIAQKYTSSQKLAIRGGSNGGLLVGAVMNQRPDLFRVAIPQVGVMDMLRFHKFTIGWNWIADYGSSDNAEEFKALYAYSPIHNIKPGLNYPATLITTADHDDRVVPAHSFKYAATLQAAYQGPNPALIRIETNSGHGASNTKKNIETMADIYAFTLWNMGVKSLREVASK; from the coding sequence ATGCTAAAACCAACGCTAATTGGATTGTCCCTTATGTTGACAGCCTCGCTTGCTCAAGCTCAGTTGAAATACCCCCAGACCCGCCAGGTAGACCAGACAGATGATTACCACGGTACCAAGATTACCGACCCTTATCGTTGGCTCGAGGATGATCGGTCGGCGGAAACGGGCGCGTGGGTAAAGGCCCAGAATGAAGTTACCTTCGGTTATCTGGAACAAATTCCCTACCGCAGGCAGTTGCAGGAGCGCCTCGAGAAAGTTTATAATTACCCGAAGTATTCAGCTCCATCGCGAAAAGGAGAGTGGTTCTATTTTTACAAAAATGATGGCTTGCAAAATCAATCGGTTTTGTACCGCCAGAAAGGATTGAACGGAGCGCCGGAAGTGGTGATTGATCCGAATAAACTCTCGGCGGATGGCACCACCCGACTTACGGTATTTAGTCTGTCAAAAGACGGTCGTCACTCCATCGTTGGATTCTCTAAATCGGGTTCCGACTGGCAGGAATACCAAGTGATGGACATGGCAACCAAAGCGTATTTGTCCGACAAAATTGAGTGGGTAAAAGTATCGGGTGCGGCCTGGCAGGGCGATGGGTTTTATTATAGCCGGTACCCCAAGCCCGAAGGTTCGGCGTTAGCAGCTAAAAACGAAAACCACCAGGTTTATTTCCATAAAATGAACACGCCCCAGTCGGCAGACCGGCTGGTATTTGAAGACAAAGCGAATCCGCAGCGGTTTAATGTTGCCTATACATCCGAAGACGAACGATTTGTTTTTCTAAGCGTTAGTGATCGCGGTAAGGGGCTGGATGGCAACGCTTTATTCATGCTGGATGCAAAGGCTGGACAAAAAGATTTTACGCCCGTCGTAGCCGAAATTACGAATTTTAGCTACAGCGTAGTGGATAACGACGGCGACCAACTGATTGTGTCGACCAATGAGAAAGCGCCCAATAGCAAAGTGCTTTCGTACGATCCTAAGCAAAAGAAATTTTCGGTTTTGATTCCTGAAAAGCCTGAACCGATCACCGAAGGCGGTGTTGGTTCGGCAGGGGGCAAGTTATTCGTTGAGTACTCGAAGGACGTAACCTCACGCGTATATGTATACGATCTGAAAGGAAAACTGGAAAACGAGATTCAGTTGCCCGGCGTCGGAACAGCAGGTGGTTTCGGCGGTCAACGCGATGATAAATTTGTCTTTTTTACGTTTTCGTCCTTTACGTTCCCGCCAACGATTTACCGCTACGACCTAGCTACCAAAAAAGCGACCGTGTTCCGCAACCCGGAAGTCGATTTCAAGCCCACGGACTACGAAACAAAGCAGGTATTCTACTCCAGCAAGGACGGTACTAAAGTGCCGATGTTCATCACGTACCGGAAAGGGTTGCAACTAGACGGGAACAATCCGACGTTGCTGTACGGCTACGGTGGGTTTAATGTTAGTTTACCGCCTTCCTTCAATCCGCTGTTGATTCCGTTCCTGGAGCAGGGTGGCGTTTATGCCCAAGCCAACCTGCGTGGGGGCAGCGAATACGGGGAGAAATGGCACGAGCAAGGCATGAAGCTTAAAAAGCAGAATGTTTTCGATGATTTTATTACGGCCGGTGAATACCTAATTGCCCAAAAATACACGTCCTCGCAAAAACTGGCCATTCGGGGCGGCTCCAACGGTGGTTTGTTGGTGGGGGCCGTGATGAACCAGCGCCCGGATTTGTTTCGGGTAGCTATTCCGCAGGTGGGCGTGATGGACATGCTTCGGTTTCATAAGTTCACCATCGGCTGGAACTGGATTGCTGATTATGGCAGCAGCGATAATGCGGAAGAATTTAAGGCGCTTTATGCGTATTCGCCCATTCACAACATCAAGCCCGGCTTGAATTATCCGGCAACGCTGATCACGACGGCTGACCACGACGACCGGGTGGTGCCCGCGCATTCGTTTAAATACGCCGCTACGTTGCAGGCTGCCTACCAAGGCCCAAACCCGGCCCTGATTCGGATTGAAACGAACTCGGGACACGGCGCGAGCAATACGAAAAAGAACATTGAAACGATGGCCGACATCTATGCTTTTACGCTCTGGAACATGGGTGTGAAAAGCCTGCGGGAAGTCGCCAGTAAATAA
- a CDS encoding cysteine hydrolase family protein, with product MGQQSDDLHGSAPDACPVALLIIDMINDLEFPEGPEFLDPTLDAARKIAVLKERAKALKIPVIYVNDNFGRWRSDFKEVIKQSFRDEARGQVLSKYIHLEKDDYFMIKPKHSAFYETTLDTLLKYLKVERLILTGISADVCVLFSANDAYMRDFGLYVPADCVAAGTTAHTQASLDYMERVLGADVTPSEQLDLQELTVQTAPAAT from the coding sequence ATGGGACAGCAAAGTGACGATTTACATGGTAGTGCACCGGATGCCTGCCCGGTGGCTTTGTTGATTATTGATATGATCAATGACCTGGAATTTCCAGAAGGGCCTGAATTCTTAGATCCAACCCTGGATGCAGCCCGAAAAATTGCTGTGCTTAAAGAGCGGGCAAAAGCGCTGAAAATCCCGGTTATTTACGTAAATGATAATTTTGGCCGCTGGCGTTCAGACTTTAAAGAAGTCATCAAACAATCGTTTCGGGACGAGGCGCGTGGACAGGTTTTATCAAAATACATCCATCTTGAAAAAGACGATTATTTCATGATAAAGCCTAAACATTCGGCTTTCTACGAGACAACCCTCGATACCTTGCTAAAGTATCTGAAGGTAGAGCGGTTAATTCTGACGGGGATTAGCGCAGATGTTTGTGTGCTCTTCTCAGCCAATGATGCCTATATGCGCGACTTTGGTCTTTATGTTCCGGCTGATTGTGTAGCTGCCGGGACGACAGCCCATACGCAAGCGTCGCTGGATTACATGGAGCGGGTACTGGGTGCCGATGTAACCCCATCGGAGCAACTGGACCTTCAGGAATTGACGGTCCAGACGGCCCCAGCAGCCACGTAG
- a CDS encoding MBOAT family O-acyltransferase codes for MLFNSLQFLLFFLVVTLAYYSLSWKGRWVLLLLASCYFYLVFKPAYILILFLTIVIDYYAGLWIERTQGSNRKWLLIISLISNIGILAFFKYFGFFTDIAVTFLDQLGLDAAAQRTNSAGLQILNKVLLLFGQQPATSFALVEAFLPIGLSFHTFQAMSYTIEVYRGNQKAESHFGIYALYVMFYPQLVAGPIERPQNVLHQFHTYFKYDFENVKAGLMQMAFGFFKKVVIGDRLGLIVDHAYNNSSEHNGLTLLVATLAFTIQIYCDFSGYSDIAIGSARTMGFTLMENFRTPYFSRSIAEFWRRWHISLSTWFRDYLYIPLGGNRVSQSRRYLNVFIVFLVSGLWHGASWNYIVWGGLHGAYQLMAGWRDKALSQWGIKFPEENKAYQFFQLSLTFILVMLTWVFFRNRFAPVGNALEIISKIVFSPFEGPLSSPLNTTELWFCLLLVAALFWKEKFYFTIPTRSNLAFFVVFPLLCFLCYLFGVFTSNQFIYFQF; via the coding sequence ATGCTGTTTAATTCATTACAGTTCCTGCTTTTCTTCCTGGTTGTTACGCTAGCGTATTACAGTCTGTCGTGGAAAGGACGCTGGGTGCTACTTTTGTTAGCGAGTTGCTATTTTTACCTCGTTTTCAAGCCAGCCTACATCCTCATTCTTTTCCTGACCATTGTCATTGACTACTACGCTGGCCTGTGGATTGAGCGAACGCAGGGCTCCAACCGCAAGTGGTTGCTGATTATCAGCCTGATTTCTAACATCGGGATTCTGGCTTTTTTTAAATATTTCGGGTTCTTTACCGACATTGCTGTTACTTTTCTTGATCAGCTAGGTCTGGATGCGGCTGCCCAGCGAACCAACAGCGCGGGTCTGCAAATTCTGAACAAAGTTCTGCTGCTGTTTGGCCAGCAACCCGCTACGTCATTTGCCCTTGTCGAAGCCTTTCTACCGATTGGCCTGTCGTTTCATACGTTCCAGGCCATGAGCTACACGATTGAAGTTTACCGGGGTAATCAGAAAGCAGAGTCCCATTTCGGGATTTATGCGCTGTATGTCATGTTTTACCCGCAATTGGTAGCGGGACCCATCGAACGGCCACAAAACGTACTGCACCAGTTTCACACGTATTTCAAATACGATTTCGAAAATGTCAAGGCTGGATTGATGCAGATGGCGTTTGGCTTTTTCAAGAAAGTAGTCATTGGCGACCGGCTGGGCCTGATCGTCGATCATGCTTACAATAACTCCAGCGAACACAATGGTCTGACACTGCTGGTAGCCACCCTGGCTTTCACCATTCAGATTTATTGCGACTTTTCGGGCTACTCCGACATTGCCATCGGCTCTGCCCGAACCATGGGTTTTACGCTCATGGAGAATTTCAGAACGCCTTACTTTTCCCGTTCCATCGCTGAATTCTGGCGGCGCTGGCACATTTCACTTTCCACCTGGTTCCGGGATTATTTATATATTCCTTTAGGGGGAAACCGCGTCAGCCAGAGCCGACGCTACCTGAATGTATTTATCGTCTTTTTAGTCAGCGGCTTGTGGCACGGCGCGAGCTGGAATTATATTGTCTGGGGCGGCTTGCACGGCGCTTACCAGTTAATGGCAGGCTGGCGTGACAAGGCTCTGAGCCAATGGGGCATCAAGTTTCCGGAAGAAAACAAAGCGTATCAATTTTTCCAGCTTTCGCTAACGTTTATCCTGGTGATGCTGACGTGGGTATTTTTCCGAAACCGGTTTGCGCCAGTTGGCAACGCATTGGAAATCATCAGTAAAATTGTGTTTTCCCCTTTCGAAGGTCCGCTAAGCTCGCCGCTAAACACGACTGAACTCTGGTTCTGTCTTCTGCTGGTAGCGGCCTTGTTCTGGAAAGAAAAGTTCTACTTTACGATTCCAACGCGCAGCAACCTGGCCTTTTTTGTGGTATTCCCGCTGCTGTGCTTTCTGTGCTATTTATTTGGCGTCTTTACCTCAAACCAGTTTATCTATTTCCAATTTTAA
- a CDS encoding glycosyltransferase family 2 protein: MSAPQISIVAPLYNERETFPLLVARLNALMDTSPLSIEVVLIDDGSRDNTAQLMQQVALTDARYHCIFLSRNYGHQIALTAGMATARGTEALFVIDGDLQDPPELLPQFYEKYKQGYDVVYAVRKKRKEGFLKKTAYFLFYRFMKSISYVDIPLDSGDFSLISRRVADVLNKMPEESRFIRGMRTWIGFKQVGVEYERDARAAGEAKYTFKMLRKLAYNGIFNFSEFPIKFVTQLGVASIGIAVIYFIQTLIKKYVFNDVPEGFTAMIFLLILFSGVQLIALGLIGEYVLRIFFQTKGRPLYVVREVICEQERQLDRNFLIPDEQKNAV; encoded by the coding sequence TTGTCTGCACCACAGATTTCCATCGTAGCGCCCCTCTATAACGAGCGTGAAACGTTTCCGCTTCTGGTTGCTCGTTTAAATGCCCTAATGGACACGTCACCGCTTTCAATTGAGGTAGTTTTGATCGACGACGGCAGCCGAGATAACACGGCACAGCTCATGCAGCAGGTTGCCCTGACCGATGCGCGTTACCACTGTATCTTCCTCTCGCGTAATTACGGTCACCAGATTGCCCTGACGGCTGGCATGGCCACGGCCCGGGGCACGGAAGCCTTATTTGTTATTGACGGAGACTTGCAGGACCCCCCGGAGCTTCTACCACAGTTCTACGAAAAGTACAAACAAGGCTATGATGTAGTCTATGCCGTTCGCAAAAAACGGAAAGAAGGCTTTTTGAAGAAAACTGCTTATTTTCTGTTCTACCGCTTCATGAAGTCTATTTCCTACGTCGATATTCCCCTTGATAGCGGTGATTTTTCCCTAATTAGCCGCCGCGTCGCTGATGTACTGAATAAAATGCCGGAAGAAAGCCGATTTATTCGGGGAATGCGGACCTGGATTGGTTTCAAGCAGGTCGGTGTTGAGTACGAACGCGATGCCCGCGCAGCCGGAGAGGCAAAATACACGTTCAAAATGCTGCGTAAGTTGGCATACAACGGGATTTTCAACTTCAGTGAATTTCCGATCAAATTTGTTACGCAACTTGGGGTGGCTTCTATTGGTATTGCGGTCATTTACTTCATCCAGACATTGATTAAAAAATATGTCTTTAACGATGTCCCCGAAGGCTTCACGGCTATGATTTTTCTGCTGATCCTCTTCAGCGGGGTTCAACTAATTGCCTTGGGATTGATTGGTGAATACGTGCTGCGTATTTTCTTCCAGACAAAAGGGCGGCCTTTGTATGTCGTTCGAGAGGTGATTTGCGAGCAGGAACGCCAGTTAGATAGAAATTTTTTGATACCGGACGAGCAGAAAAATGCTGTTTAA